The Struthio camelus isolate bStrCam1 chromosome 12, bStrCam1.hap1, whole genome shotgun sequence genome includes a window with the following:
- the MESD gene encoding LRP chaperone MESD produces the protein MAAAARWALLGLALWLCAAAGAGEPEGKRRAGPAKKKDIRDYNDADMARLLEQWEKDDDIEEGDLPEHKRPPAPIDFSKIDPGKPESILKLTKKGKTLMMFVTVSGDPTEKETEEITSLWQGSLFNANYDVQRFIVGSNRAIFMLRDGGYAWEIKDFLINQERCADVTLEGQVYPGKGAKEGEKVKNKTKPEKAKKKKDAEKNSKGIKEDNRATNQRDDL, from the exons ATGGCGGCGGCCGCTCGCTGGGCGCTGCTGGGCCTGGCGCTGTGGCtgtgcgcggcggccggggccggcgagcCCGAGGGgaagcggcgggcggggccggccaAGAAGAAGGACATTCGGGACTACAACGACGCGGACATGGCCCGGCTGCTGGAGCAGTGGGAG AAAGATGATGACATCGAAGAGGGGGATCTTCCTGAACACAAGAGGCCTCCAGCACCAATAGATTTCTCAAAAATTGATCCAGGCAAGCCTGAAAGTATCCTGAAGTTGACAAAAAAAGGGAAGACTCTGATGATGTTTGTCACAGTGTCAGGAGATCCCACtgaaaaggagacagaagaaaTTACTAGCTTGTGGCAAGGCAGTCTCTTCAATGCAAACTATGATGTACAAAG GTTTATTGTTGGCTCAAATCGTGCGATATTTATGCTACGTGATGGTGGTTATGCCTGGGAGATCAAAGACTTTTTGATAAATCAAGAAAGGTGTGCGGATGTTACTCTGGAAGGTCAGGTTTATCCTGGCAAAGGAGCAAAAGAAGGTgagaaagtaaaaaacaaaacaaaacctgaaaaagcaaagaagaaaaaggacgCAGAAAAGAATTCTAAAGGCATCAAAGAGGACAACCGAGCAACCAACCAGAGAGATGACCTATGA
- the TLNRD1 gene encoding talin rod domain-containing protein 1 gives MASGGSGKSTSEVSGSGIPSSSSLQRKKLISICDHCKIKMQLVADLLLLSSETRPVNTESLSVFGESFEKCRDTIIARTKGLSILTHDVQSQLNMGRFGEVGDSLMEMGELVVSLTECSAHAAYLAAVETPGAQPALPGLVDRYKVTRCRHEVEHGCGVLKTTPLADMSPQLLLEVSQNMSKNLKFLTDACVLASEKSKDKFAKEQFKLSVKCMSTSASALLACVKEVKTSPSELTRNRCVLFSGPLVQSVYALVGFATEPQFLGKAATINPEGKAVQTAILGGAMSVVSACVLLTQCLRDIAQHPESSTKMSDYRERLRNSACAVSDGCNLLSQALRERSSPRTLPPVNSNSVN, from the coding sequence ATGGCTAGTGGTGGCTCTGGCAAGTCCACCAGTGAGGTGTCTGGCAGCGGCatccccagcagcagctccctgcagaggAAGAAGCTCATCTCTATCTGCGACCACTGCAAAATCAAGATGCAACTGGTAGCTGATCTGCTTCTGCTGTCAAGCGAGACCAGGCCAGTGAACACTGAGAGCTTGTCTGTCTTCGGGGAGTCCTTCGAGAAGTGCAGGGACACGATCATTGCCAGGACCAAAGGACTCTCCATCTTGACCCATGATGTCCAGAGCCAGCTCAACATGGGGCGATTCGGAGAGGTGGGGGATAGCCTGATGGAGATGGGGGAGCTGGTGGTCTCCCTGACCGAATGCTCTGCTCACGCTGCCTACTTGGCTGCGGTGGAGACTCCGGGGGCCCAGCCTGCTTTGCCTGGCTTGGTGGATCGCTACAAGGTGACCCGGTGTAGGCATGAGGTGGAGCATGGCTGTGGGGTTTTGAAGACCACCCCTTTGGCAGATATGAGcccacagctcctgctggaggTTTCCCAGAACATGTCCAAGAACTTGAAATTCCTTACAGACGCCTGTGTGCTGGCCAGTGAGAAATCCAAGGATAAATTTGCCAAGGAGCAGTTCAAACTCAGTGTCAAATGTATGAGCACCAGCGCCTCTGCCCTCTTGGCGTGTGTCAAGGAGGTCAAGACTTCACCCAGCGAGCTGACCAGGAACCGGTGCGTCTTGTTCAGTGGACCTTTGGTGCAGTCTGTCTATGCCCTGGTGGGCTTTGCCACTGAGCCCCAGTTTTTGGGTAAAGCTGCCACCATTAATCCAGAGGGCAAAGCTGTGCAAACTGCCATCCTAGGAGGAGCCATGAGTGTGGTATCTGCTTGTGTGCTCCTGACCCAATGCCTCAGGGATATAGCCCAACACCCCGAAAGTAGCACCAAAATGAGCGATTACAGGGAAAGGTTGAGGAACTCAGCTTGCGCCGTCTCGGATGGTTGCAACCTGCTATCTCAGGCACTAAGAGAAAGATCTTCACCCAGGACTTTACCGCCAGTGAACTCCAATTCTGTGAATTAA